The following are encoded together in the Pedobacter steynii genome:
- a CDS encoding alpha/beta hydrolase, whose product MRNIMLTIIAVLMSINLLTAQNHYTFKLSDKVTRQKITFKNRYGITLSGDLYLPKNRGNEKLSALAVGGPFGAVKQQSSGLYANIMAERGFAVIAFDPSYTGESGGEPRNVASSDINTEDFSAAIDYLGLQTFVDRNKIGIIGICGFGGMALNAAAVDKRVKAIATTSMYDMSRVMSKGYNDSMTLGQRTKMLEQISQQRWEDAEKGAPADGPRNLPEKLQGDEPQFIVDYFNYYRSPRGFHPNSVNSNGAWPVTNPLSFMNMPLLSYIKEISPRPILLIAGANAHSRYFSEDIYKIAAEPKELFIIPNAVHVDLYDKIDVIPFGKLELFFKQNLK is encoded by the coding sequence ATGAGAAATATAATGCTAACAATAATCGCAGTGCTGATGTCTATTAATCTGCTGACAGCACAAAATCATTATACTTTTAAGTTAAGCGATAAGGTAACACGTCAAAAAATTACTTTTAAAAACCGTTATGGAATTACCTTATCTGGCGATTTGTATCTTCCAAAAAACCGCGGAAACGAAAAATTATCAGCACTTGCCGTTGGCGGACCATTTGGCGCAGTTAAACAGCAATCCTCGGGTTTGTATGCTAACATCATGGCCGAACGCGGTTTTGCGGTAATCGCATTTGATCCTTCCTATACTGGAGAAAGTGGAGGTGAGCCACGCAACGTAGCGTCATCGGATATTAATACCGAAGATTTCAGTGCAGCCATTGACTACCTTGGTTTACAGACATTTGTTGACAGGAATAAGATAGGAATTATTGGAATCTGTGGTTTTGGCGGTATGGCACTAAATGCTGCGGCTGTTGATAAACGTGTGAAAGCAATTGCCACTACGAGCATGTACGATATGAGCAGGGTTATGTCGAAAGGATATAATGACTCGATGACACTTGGGCAACGCACCAAAATGCTTGAACAAATTAGTCAACAACGTTGGGAAGATGCCGAAAAAGGAGCACCTGCTGATGGACCTCGTAATTTGCCTGAAAAATTGCAGGGAGATGAGCCCCAGTTTATTGTAGATTATTTCAATTATTACCGCAGTCCCCGTGGCTTTCATCCCAATTCGGTTAATTCAAATGGCGCATGGCCTGTTACCAATCCCTTATCATTTATGAACATGCCATTGTTATCTTACATCAAAGAAATCTCTCCGAGACCAATTCTGCTGATAGCAGGAGCAAATGCACATTCACGCTATTTCAGTGAGGATATATATAAGATCGCTGCAGAGCCTAAAGAATTATTCATTATTCCAAATGCAGTTCATGTTGATTTATATGATAAGATCGATGTCATCCCATTTGGTAAGTTAGAATTGTTTTTTAAGCAAAATCTTAAATAA
- a CDS encoding MBL fold metallo-hydrolase, translated as MRKVILALALALAATLSFAQTNPGGKPTVQLVRNATLIIKYNGKKILVDPMLSSKGAIESWAGIQTNPTVDLKMPVNHIVKGVDLVMVTHTHEDHFDKAASKILDKSIELINQPADKGFFEKEGFINATALQDNKIWNGISIHRMEAEHGSGELLKLMGKTSGFVLKAKNQPTLYIVGDAIWTDDIKNNIKKFKPDYIIVNSGGALIKGYENTPIIMDEMQTMALIGESGKAKVIAVHMDALDHCRTTRKSLRQKAAEFNIGTDKLIIPQDGEVIKLSL; from the coding sequence ATGAGAAAAGTAATTTTAGCATTGGCGTTAGCACTTGCAGCTACCTTATCCTTCGCACAAACAAACCCAGGCGGCAAGCCAACTGTTCAGCTGGTTAGAAACGCAACATTAATCATTAAGTATAATGGAAAAAAGATCTTAGTCGATCCAATGCTGTCTTCTAAGGGAGCAATTGAGTCTTGGGCCGGAATCCAAACAAACCCCACAGTTGACCTAAAAATGCCTGTAAATCATATTGTCAAAGGAGTTGACCTGGTTATGGTGACACATACACACGAGGACCATTTCGACAAGGCGGCGAGTAAAATCCTGGATAAATCCATAGAACTTATAAATCAACCTGCAGATAAGGGTTTCTTTGAGAAGGAAGGTTTTATCAATGCGACTGCTTTACAAGATAACAAGATATGGAACGGTATCAGTATTCATAGAATGGAAGCTGAACATGGTAGCGGAGAATTATTGAAGTTGATGGGCAAAACTTCGGGCTTTGTCCTAAAGGCCAAGAACCAACCAACGCTGTATATCGTTGGAGACGCGATCTGGACAGATGATATTAAAAATAACATCAAAAAGTTTAAACCCGACTATATTATTGTTAATTCAGGTGGAGCACTTATTAAAGGCTATGAAAATACGCCCATTATCATGGATGAAATGCAGACAATGGCTTTGATAGGTGAAAGTGGCAAAGCGAAAGTGATAGCAGTACATATGGATGCTTTGGATCATTGCCGGACAACCAGAAAGTCTTTGAGACAGAAAGCTGCCGAATTCAATATCGGAACAGATAAACTGATAATCCCTCAGGATGGAGAAGTGATTAAACTTTCTCTTTAA
- a CDS encoding nuclear transport factor 2 family protein: MKQSIKQTKMKNATILHKANEFVKKGNYESFLVYCTQDTKWVFVGERILEGRDKVREYMKEFYLEPPVFTVEKTIEDGSYVTVTGEITLKAANGTYNHYDYCDVWRFENGKIAELKAFVIEKKS, from the coding sequence ATGAAACAGAGTATAAAACAAACAAAAATGAAAAACGCAACGATATTACACAAAGCCAACGAATTCGTAAAAAAGGGAAACTATGAAAGTTTTCTAGTCTATTGTACACAGGATACCAAATGGGTTTTTGTAGGCGAACGTATCCTTGAGGGTAGAGATAAAGTACGAGAGTATATGAAAGAATTCTATTTGGAACCGCCCGTGTTTACGGTCGAAAAGACCATTGAGGATGGTAGCTATGTAACCGTGACAGGCGAAATCACCTTGAAGGCTGCAAATGGAACCTATAACCACTATGATTATTGCGACGTCTGGCGCTTCGAAAATGGAAAAATTGCAGAATTGAAAGCTTTTGTCATAGAAAAGAAATCTTGA
- a CDS encoding heparin lyase I family protein encodes MKVKYLSLLLTGLIFSSCEKGIQNSENPGSQQLTAKTKSDISIAAVGVTLNADGPGNTYSLINSVLGGTAYEVPDCGHAQNHISEVFDSVLNTNVFVFSAHVALDDDRCQATDRQRTEIKTYGSSPANLKASNGETVTYRWKFKIDAGFKASSSFTHLHQIKAGDGDDAGAPLITITPRYGANNTDKMELIHVNSSGTSTKVKIVNLAPFKGNWVEVIETIKFGSSGTYNIAINKVSDGTSLLSYSSSNIDLWRSGTTFCRPKWGIYRSLNNPSQLRDEDVRFANFCIAEGSATCQ; translated from the coding sequence ATGAAAGTTAAATATTTAAGCCTATTGCTGACAGGACTTATTTTTAGTTCTTGTGAAAAAGGTATTCAAAACTCCGAAAATCCGGGATCCCAACAGTTAACTGCTAAAACCAAATCTGATATTTCCATAGCAGCAGTTGGCGTGACCTTAAATGCCGATGGCCCGGGAAATACCTATAGTTTAATCAATAGCGTACTGGGCGGAACAGCTTATGAGGTACCTGATTGCGGACATGCACAGAACCACATTAGCGAGGTTTTTGATTCCGTACTCAACACCAATGTATTTGTATTTTCCGCACATGTTGCATTAGACGATGACAGATGTCAAGCCACCGATCGTCAGCGTACGGAAATTAAAACTTATGGCTCCTCTCCGGCGAACCTTAAAGCCTCTAATGGTGAAACCGTTACGTATCGCTGGAAATTTAAGATAGATGCTGGTTTTAAGGCTTCTTCCAGCTTTACCCATCTTCACCAGATCAAGGCCGGTGATGGTGATGATGCTGGAGCTCCTCTAATTACCATTACACCACGCTATGGGGCTAATAATACGGACAAAATGGAGCTGATTCACGTCAACTCTTCAGGTACAAGCACTAAAGTTAAGATTGTTAACCTGGCACCTTTCAAAGGCAATTGGGTAGAAGTTATAGAAACCATTAAATTTGGTTCTTCCGGAACTTATAACATCGCGATCAATAAAGTAAGTGATGGGACAAGTTTGTTATCCTATAGCAGTTCCAATATAGATTTGTGGAGATCAGGTACAACTTTTTGCCGGCCAAAATGGGGAATTTACCGCAGTCTGAATAATCCTTCCCAATTGAGGGATGAAGACGTTCGTTTTGCTAATTTTTGCATTGCAGAAGGAAGCGCTACCTGCCAATAG
- a CDS encoding FecR family protein encodes MYIKGIEMNIKQFGILVDRYLSGNASAIEIHAIDQWLNKSEESTEVLSDQERMKLQDELLQQIRQAMPDQAPLKQGALIRLIKPYLRIAAMLAMLIGLTWLYQSYQANKTVTISNNKVTYETYRTPKGLKAMLKLSDGSLIQLNAATVFKYPKQFQGATREVILEEGEAFFEVSPNAHKPFIVHAAHQIDTKVLGTSFNINSYRATGRLTISVNTGSVQVTKASGKSKKTMGIFIPGQGLSYHAKDEQFEYHKLDATELAVWKNNILVLKDADFNELKQRLENWYGIEVHLHTKADPTVLFTGRFFNKSLNEVLHALQRINHFHYELKSNKLTIEKERKPM; translated from the coding sequence ATGTATATAAAGGGTATAGAAATGAACATCAAACAATTTGGGATATTGGTCGATCGCTATCTTTCTGGCAACGCTTCTGCCATAGAAATCCATGCTATAGATCAATGGTTGAACAAGTCTGAAGAAAGTACAGAGGTGCTGAGCGATCAGGAACGCATGAAACTGCAGGACGAACTTCTTCAACAAATAAGACAAGCCATGCCTGACCAGGCACCTTTGAAGCAGGGAGCGTTGATTAGGCTGATCAAACCTTACCTGCGTATCGCTGCAATGCTGGCTATGCTCATTGGTTTGACATGGCTGTACCAATCTTACCAGGCGAACAAAACAGTGACGATATCGAACAACAAAGTCACCTACGAAACCTATCGCACGCCTAAAGGCTTGAAGGCTATGCTTAAGCTCTCAGACGGATCATTGATCCAGCTTAACGCGGCTACGGTTTTTAAATATCCTAAGCAATTTCAGGGTGCCACGCGGGAAGTAATTCTGGAAGAGGGTGAGGCATTTTTTGAAGTTAGTCCCAACGCGCACAAACCCTTTATCGTTCACGCAGCGCATCAAATAGATACGAAGGTTTTAGGCACATCCTTCAATATCAACAGTTACCGCGCCACCGGCCGGCTCACCATATCCGTAAACACAGGCAGCGTGCAGGTCACTAAAGCGAGTGGCAAGTCCAAAAAGACAATGGGTATTTTTATTCCCGGACAAGGTCTGTCCTATCATGCGAAAGACGAACAGTTCGAGTACCATAAGCTAGATGCCACAGAATTAGCCGTCTGGAAAAACAATATTCTGGTATTGAAAGACGCCGACTTTAATGAATTGAAACAGCGATTGGAGAACTGGTATGGAATTGAAGTCCACTTACACACAAAAGCAGATCCGACAGTGCTGTTCACGGGCCGGTTTTTCAACAAATCACTGAATGAGGTATTGCATGCCTTACAGCGTATCAATCATTTTCACTACGAACTAAAATCAAACAAACTTACTATAGAAAAAGAAAGGAAGCCTATGTAA
- a CDS encoding AraC family transcriptional regulator, translating into MKTIKFHKTECGVDFLLNVLTEKDIDYTDRGTFNTDYFEVLFFKKAQGTLILNQQEIELSDGSVIFISPFQHRNWKLELNDLQVTTLIFQEAFLNDFFADKLFTYRLLYFYQLVHPLQMNIDKDEMLKYCNLLTEIKTELLNSKTDSVHIIRSLLYYLLQTLNRRYSQQHELSLRNTQHNFAFLFKNLMEIHIREKQRIADYAEMLGISRISLNKAVKAQFNSTATQLLKQRLLFEIQNSLLHSNKTINEIAYELNFPEPNHLMRFFKTQTSHTPTEFIKSMKK; encoded by the coding sequence ATGAAAACGATTAAATTCCATAAGACTGAATGTGGAGTTGATTTTCTGTTGAATGTGTTAACAGAGAAAGATATTGATTATACTGATAGAGGTACTTTTAATACTGACTATTTTGAAGTTTTATTTTTCAAAAAGGCACAGGGTACATTAATTTTAAATCAGCAAGAAATTGAATTAAGTGATGGTTCGGTCATTTTTATTTCACCCTTTCAACATCGAAATTGGAAATTAGAACTGAATGATCTTCAGGTTACTACCTTGATTTTTCAGGAAGCTTTCTTGAATGATTTTTTTGCCGATAAACTATTCACTTACAGACTATTGTACTTTTATCAGTTGGTTCATCCTTTACAAATGAATATCGACAAGGATGAAATGCTAAAATACTGCAACCTGTTGACAGAAATAAAAACGGAGTTGTTGAATAGTAAAACAGATAGCGTCCACATTATTCGCTCGTTGTTATACTATCTACTCCAGACATTAAACCGCCGTTATTCCCAACAACATGAACTATCTCTAAGAAACACACAGCATAATTTTGCTTTCCTTTTCAAAAATCTAATGGAAATCCATATTAGGGAGAAACAGCGAATCGCCGATTATGCTGAAATGTTGGGCATTAGCAGGATTTCATTGAACAAAGCGGTCAAGGCTCAGTTCAACAGTACAGCTACTCAATTGCTAAAACAACGTCTTCTTTTTGAAATACAAAACTCGCTACTCCATTCGAATAAAACTATTAACGAGATAGCTTACGAACTTAATTTCCCCGAACCGAACCATCTGATGAGATTCTTTAAGACTCAAACAAGTCACACACCAACAGAATTCATCAAGAGCATGAAGAAATAA
- a CDS encoding winged helix-turn-helix transcriptional regulator, whose translation MSEIKQTSTNFSNKVALSDECSEAYASNIIGGQWTLVICSWLLSGKLRFGELKKKLPGITERMLTLQLRKLEENKIISRTVYAEVPPRVEYELTEIGYALKSVIMELEVWGTSHKKLIGE comes from the coding sequence ATGAGTGAGATCAAGCAAACCTCAACCAACTTCTCGAATAAGGTTGCTCTGAGCGATGAATGTTCGGAAGCATATGCCTCAAATATCATCGGCGGACAATGGACATTGGTAATATGTTCGTGGCTATTAAGCGGTAAACTTAGATTTGGAGAACTAAAGAAGAAATTACCTGGTATTACTGAAAGGATGTTGACCTTGCAACTGCGTAAACTCGAAGAGAATAAAATAATCAGCCGGACTGTTTATGCAGAAGTACCGCCACGTGTAGAATATGAGCTGACAGAAATTGGATACGCATTGAAGTCAGTTATCATGGAATTAGAAGTTTGGGGCACAAGCCATAAAAAATTGATCGGTGAGTGA
- a CDS encoding TonB-dependent receptor: MKQILNGILFNLFKLMKLSALSCIVIAVMGGTLLAKPAYTQSISEVRTSIKLKSASRDMVLQQLQRLTGFNFMYNKVLIEGNKIVSIQLENESVKTILDQLFQESNVGYKQVKEDIYLYQKPALQQPGRISGMILDEKGIGLPGANIRISAGGNGVQSNSDGTYSLELPKGSYTLEISYVSYQTQHITGIIVVAGKTTPLNVAMKASANALSEVVVSSGYKKASIAGLYAQQQNTAEISNGITAEQISATPDKNVGDVLKRIAGVSTNDNRRVVIRGIAERYNVAMLDGVTLPSTDVQVRDFEFDIIPSNLIDNVVVSKSYTPDMSFGFGGGLVQINTLTIPNNNFVTFSLGTKDNNRSTGKDFLGYKRGKKDYFAFDDGGRKDHFPKDLFYYDINRYNPSTPYENVVSPGSDLTPITPEMIANQNKKIGGTERLGTRIYTALPSQNFQFSLGQSYHVGKGRLGFVGSLSYRNEQMIDDILHFERGSWSKNANNTYDAITGKEIHESNAQQYNFSTNWAALLNGGWQTDNHKVLTRNFYSRGFQSRFIRTTGWGNDIGFDDNPAVMENDSPKFIELLQNKLTGEHRFGHFLLDWNLARNKISNAEHDAVEASLVPEKTANSTVYSYIPNSVTDPGVGAFNRSQYLYDEDNLMADVALSYQFKVGKLNQKIKTGYQYLKRHGKYDWDILPIGSLNGARYKGIPVQEWSKYLEFSDPLNDILYYPGSFSLNGYEGKNTNEAFFAMVDCRPLSWVRLVWGLRLESYVYKEILDATSSISQHLDEQAEAKRRYVDPVTGKQVHKFLDAATEEQKWRYLPSANLTLTPLKDLNLRASYAQSVVRPSLIENSGFSRLNPTLGRIQHNIGVLSTVIDHYDSKLEWYPNPGEVLSIGYFYKYFKNPVELYLDITNSSQSVDAITGNSDWAKVRGWEFDFRKSLGFLYAGWKPLANIYVSANLTLQNSEVQASRFNYTNFGEGGYDKEGLSYAYRDKKLLREKRPLYGQVPVLYNFGLLYSGDRLSMNVVYNHMGYKTFTVGLMPDYVEYERPRNQTDAQIGYAFLKNKGLKMKLNLSNLFDNPYRFFVNNASTYKIKPNSSMYFTEWSERYEWKYGFSEKYEEGYYDTSEDGKTKTRVGDTDTYVRKIGRSMSLSLSYSF, translated from the coding sequence ATGAAACAAATATTAAATGGGATTCTATTTAATTTATTTAAGCTAATGAAACTTTCAGCGCTCTCGTGTATCGTTATTGCGGTCATGGGCGGCACACTGCTGGCCAAACCGGCGTATACACAAAGCATCTCCGAAGTAAGGACTTCCATCAAACTGAAATCCGCGAGCCGGGATATGGTCCTGCAACAATTACAAAGACTGACGGGCTTTAACTTCATGTACAACAAAGTCCTGATAGAAGGCAATAAGATCGTCAGTATACAATTGGAAAATGAATCGGTCAAAACCATACTCGACCAGCTTTTTCAGGAGAGTAATGTAGGCTATAAACAGGTTAAGGAAGATATATACCTCTACCAGAAACCAGCATTACAGCAGCCGGGCCGCATCTCAGGTATGATTCTGGATGAAAAAGGAATAGGGCTGCCGGGTGCTAATATAAGAATCAGCGCGGGAGGCAATGGGGTACAAAGTAATTCTGACGGAACCTACAGTTTGGAACTGCCAAAAGGCAGCTATACGTTGGAGATCAGCTATGTATCCTATCAGACACAGCACATTACCGGCATCATAGTCGTCGCCGGAAAAACCACACCACTGAATGTTGCCATGAAGGCATCGGCCAATGCCCTATCTGAGGTAGTGGTCAGCTCAGGCTACAAGAAAGCTTCCATAGCTGGATTGTATGCGCAACAGCAGAATACAGCAGAGATCTCTAATGGAATTACGGCAGAACAGATCTCCGCTACACCTGATAAAAACGTAGGCGATGTCCTCAAAAGAATAGCTGGAGTGAGCACGAATGATAACCGCAGGGTAGTGATCCGCGGGATCGCGGAGCGCTATAATGTGGCCATGCTGGACGGCGTTACTCTTCCAAGCACAGATGTACAAGTCCGTGACTTTGAATTCGATATCATCCCCAGCAATCTGATCGACAATGTAGTGGTGTCTAAGAGCTATACGCCAGACATGAGCTTTGGTTTTGGTGGAGGGTTGGTGCAGATCAATACGCTGACCATTCCCAATAATAATTTCGTCACCTTCAGCTTAGGTACCAAGGATAATAACCGCAGCACGGGAAAAGACTTTCTGGGTTACAAACGTGGCAAAAAAGATTATTTTGCTTTTGATGACGGCGGCAGGAAGGATCATTTTCCTAAAGACCTGTTTTATTATGATATCAACAGATACAATCCGAGCACGCCCTACGAAAACGTAGTGTCCCCTGGTTCTGACCTCACTCCCATTACACCCGAAATGATTGCCAACCAAAATAAAAAGATTGGCGGAACGGAACGGTTGGGAACGCGGATTTATACCGCCCTCCCATCACAAAACTTTCAGTTTTCGTTGGGTCAAAGTTACCATGTTGGCAAAGGCCGGTTGGGCTTTGTAGGCTCTTTGAGTTACCGAAATGAACAAATGATAGATGATATTCTGCATTTTGAGCGGGGAAGCTGGTCAAAGAATGCTAACAATACCTATGATGCGATAACTGGTAAGGAAATTCATGAATCAAACGCTCAACAATATAATTTTAGCACCAACTGGGCTGCATTGCTGAACGGGGGCTGGCAAACAGACAACCACAAGGTTCTGACCCGCAATTTTTATTCTAGAGGATTTCAGAGCCGCTTTATCCGTACCACAGGCTGGGGAAATGACATTGGATTTGATGATAATCCCGCAGTTATGGAAAATGACAGTCCTAAATTCATCGAGTTGCTGCAAAATAAGTTGACGGGAGAACACAGGTTTGGCCACTTTTTGCTAGACTGGAATCTGGCCCGCAACAAGATTTCAAATGCTGAGCACGATGCTGTAGAAGCATCACTTGTCCCTGAGAAGACGGCGAATTCTACAGTATATAGTTATATACCAAACAGTGTCACCGATCCGGGCGTTGGTGCGTTTAACAGATCACAGTACCTCTATGATGAGGACAACCTCATGGCAGATGTAGCGCTTAGCTATCAATTTAAGGTTGGAAAACTAAACCAAAAGATCAAAACCGGCTATCAATATCTGAAACGCCATGGTAAATACGATTGGGATATCTTGCCGATAGGATCGTTAAATGGCGCCCGCTACAAGGGCATTCCCGTCCAGGAATGGAGCAAATATCTTGAATTCAGTGATCCCCTGAATGATATTCTATATTACCCGGGATCTTTTTCTCTAAACGGATATGAAGGAAAAAACACCAACGAAGCCTTCTTTGCGATGGTGGACTGTCGCCCGCTGAGCTGGGTTAGGCTAGTCTGGGGCTTGAGGCTCGAATCATACGTCTATAAAGAAATTCTGGATGCCACCAGCTCCATCAGTCAACACCTGGATGAGCAGGCAGAAGCAAAGCGGCGCTATGTAGACCCGGTAACAGGTAAACAGGTACACAAATTTTTGGATGCGGCAACAGAGGAACAAAAATGGAGATACTTGCCCTCAGCCAATCTGACCCTGACGCCACTGAAAGATTTAAATCTACGCGCTTCCTATGCACAGTCGGTTGTAAGGCCTTCACTGATTGAGAACTCAGGTTTTTCACGCCTCAATCCAACACTCGGACGCATCCAGCACAACATTGGCGTACTGTCGACGGTAATCGATCACTATGATTCAAAACTGGAATGGTATCCCAATCCGGGTGAAGTGTTGTCTATAGGGTACTTCTACAAATATTTCAAGAATCCGGTGGAGCTCTATCTCGATATTACCAATTCAAGTCAGAGTGTAGATGCCATTACCGGTAATTCAGACTGGGCGAAAGTGAGGGGGTGGGAATTTGACTTCCGCAAGAGTCTCGGCTTCTTATATGCTGGATGGAAGCCCTTGGCCAACATCTATGTGAGTGCTAACCTCACCTTGCAAAATTCAGAAGTACAGGCCAGCAGATTCAATTATACCAATTTCGGAGAGGGAGGCTATGATAAAGAAGGTTTGAGTTATGCATACCGCGATAAAAAACTATTGCGGGAGAAGCGCCCACTGTATGGTCAGGTACCAGTGTTGTACAATTTCGGTTTGTTGTACAGCGGCGATCGTTTAAGTATGAACGTAGTTTACAATCATATGGGGTACAAAACTTTTACAGTTGGTCTGATGCCGGATTATGTAGAGTACGAGCGCCCGAGAAATCAAACGGATGCGCAGATCGGCTATGCCTTTCTGAAAAACAAGGGCTTGAAAATGAAGCTCAATCTGAGCAATCTGTTTGACAATCCTTATCGGTTTTTTGTGAACAACGCAAGCACCTATAAAATTAAGCCTAATTCAAGTATGTATTTCACAGAATGGTCGGAACGCTACGAATGGAAGTACGGTTTTTCAGAAAAATATGAAGAAGGTTATTACGACACATCTGAGGATGGCAAAACCAAGACCCGTGTTGGCGACACTGATACCTATGTCAGAAAAATAGGACGATCCATGAGCCTATCTCTTTCTTATTCATTTTAG
- a CDS encoding serine hydrolase, producing MKFFNILASIVLLNLISLTVKAQTNQPQKSDSVLFLIKQYINEHNTVAIYEMTSESFRKGFDKEKLSIFFEKEIYPFGKIKQYSPIGFNQTDKYKLQFEYGKLEFSFLLDKVGKFNSFTFLPFKAVTTSKAVPAATSNKLITVLDKQVDSIARKYIQKSNTVGLSIGILKDGQMKTYGYGETSKGSGELPDANTIFEIGSITKTFTATILAHYINEGKISLTDPIIKYLPDSLSANSELHKITILNLSNHTSGLPTIPGNFANKMNPANPYIHYDERLLFAGLRACKLTTAPGTAYAYSNLATGLLGVILERISGKTYEQLVKQLISVPLHMNNTSQRLTPQQNKHFVKVYDTDGDEIQPWDFNALAGCGSLRSTVNDLLLYAKANIKSEYVPLSNSFTLTHKITYIKDPVVGLGWHLLQEDGASYYWHNGGTGGSRSYLILNTEKKIAVVVLSNSNVSVDDIGISILRKII from the coding sequence ATGAAGTTTTTTAACATTCTGGCATCAATAGTATTATTGAACCTTATATCATTAACTGTAAAAGCCCAAACTAATCAACCTCAAAAAAGTGATTCAGTATTGTTTTTAATAAAGCAATACATCAATGAGCATAATACGGTTGCTATTTATGAGATGACCAGTGAGTCATTTAGAAAAGGTTTTGATAAAGAAAAGTTGAGTATCTTTTTTGAAAAAGAGATTTATCCTTTTGGTAAGATTAAACAATATTCACCTATTGGCTTTAACCAAACAGATAAATACAAACTACAATTTGAATACGGAAAGCTTGAGTTTTCTTTTTTGCTCGACAAGGTCGGTAAGTTTAATTCGTTTACTTTTTTACCGTTTAAAGCCGTCACAACAAGCAAGGCTGTACCTGCTGCCACCTCCAACAAATTAATCACTGTACTTGATAAACAGGTTGATTCCATTGCCCGAAAGTATATCCAGAAATCCAATACAGTTGGCTTAAGTATAGGGATTTTAAAAGATGGCCAGATGAAAACTTATGGTTACGGCGAAACAAGCAAAGGGAGTGGCGAACTTCCAGATGCAAACACCATCTTTGAAATAGGATCGATTACTAAAACATTTACGGCCACGATATTAGCTCATTATATAAATGAAGGAAAAATTAGTCTGACAGATCCAATCATCAAATACTTACCAGATTCACTGTCGGCAAATTCCGAACTTCATAAAATCACAATTTTAAATCTGAGTAACCATACTTCCGGACTTCCAACTATTCCTGGTAATTTTGCAAATAAAATGAATCCGGCTAATCCCTATATCCATTATGATGAAAGACTACTTTTTGCCGGACTTAGAGCATGTAAATTAACGACTGCCCCTGGAACGGCGTATGCATACTCGAATTTGGCTACCGGTTTACTAGGGGTAATTTTAGAAAGAATAAGTGGCAAAACTTATGAGCAGCTTGTTAAACAATTGATATCGGTTCCATTGCATATGAACAATACTTCCCAACGATTAACACCTCAGCAAAATAAACATTTCGTTAAGGTATATGACACTGATGGTGATGAAATCCAGCCCTGGGATTTTAATGCGCTTGCGGGTTGTGGATCTCTCCGTTCTACGGTTAATGATCTGTTGCTGTATGCAAAAGCAAATATTAAAAGCGAGTATGTCCCATTATCTAATTCCTTTACACTGACACATAAAATTACTTACATAAAGGATCCTGTGGTAGGTTTAGGCTGGCATCTACTTCAAGAAGATGGAGCTAGCTATTACTGGCACAATGGTGGCACAGGTGGAAGCCGAAGTTATTTGATCTTGAATACGGAAAAGAAAATTGCCGTGGTTGTGCTGTCTAATTCAAATGTTAGTGTCGACGACATCGGCATTTCGATTCTGAGGAAAATAATTTGA